A genomic window from Flavobacterium azooxidireducens includes:
- a CDS encoding restriction endonuclease, whose protein sequence is MKKTVGKPENWQDFELLCKKLWGEVWDISSSIKKNGRLGQEQAGVDVYGIPKNKNNYWGIQCKGKDDYTNAKLTKAEIDKEIDNAKNFKPKLETYIIATTANKDAKIEEYVRIKDFESRKNGMEIHLFCWEDIVDLLEEYNDVYNWYLSGIGQKDKFDFTISFNDFQKELTLKPIFEKNITKYILTKKSQHEFILSKLEKKSFTPISHWDLIRKIHFPSKVNKSWCDFEINLENSGKKVIEDWKFKLKFIDGIRHIFDEFESIHSTSTPLNLRKVYVSDDKKSLTYYPLKNEPLIQKDYRIFDVSILPKHEINIITVEWELLARDFNTNGKIEIHVIPEYIEKVETFEVMLVEELIADKVIISDHVIDTVSSC, encoded by the coding sequence ATGAAAAAAACAGTAGGGAAACCCGAAAACTGGCAAGATTTTGAATTACTCTGTAAAAAACTATGGGGTGAAGTATGGGATATTTCCAGCTCTATAAAAAAGAATGGAAGATTAGGTCAAGAACAAGCAGGAGTAGATGTTTATGGAATCCCCAAAAACAAAAATAATTATTGGGGAATACAATGTAAAGGGAAAGATGACTATACAAACGCCAAATTAACGAAAGCAGAAATTGACAAAGAGATTGACAATGCAAAAAATTTTAAACCTAAATTGGAAACTTACATTATTGCAACAACAGCTAATAAAGATGCTAAAATTGAAGAATATGTCAGAATAAAAGATTTTGAGAGTCGAAAAAATGGTATGGAAATACATCTTTTTTGTTGGGAAGATATTGTCGATTTGCTTGAAGAATATAATGATGTATATAATTGGTACTTAAGTGGTATAGGGCAAAAAGATAAATTTGATTTCACAATATCGTTTAATGATTTTCAAAAAGAATTAACACTTAAACCTATCTTCGAAAAAAATATAACTAAATACATTTTAACTAAAAAAAGCCAACATGAATTTATCCTTAGTAAATTAGAAAAAAAATCCTTTACTCCAATTTCGCATTGGGATTTAATAAGAAAAATTCATTTCCCAAGTAAAGTAAATAAATCTTGGTGCGATTTTGAAATCAACCTTGAAAACTCCGGTAAAAAAGTGATTGAAGATTGGAAATTTAAATTAAAATTTATTGATGGTATAAGGCATATTTTCGATGAATTCGAAAGTATTCATTCGACGTCAACCCCTTTAAATTTGAGAAAAGTTTATGTTTCAGATGATAAAAAATCACTAACATATTATCCTCTCAAAAATGAACCATTAATTCAGAAAGATTATAGAATTTTTGATGTTTCTATACTTCCAAAACATGAAATAAATATAATAACAGTTGAATGGGAATTACTTGCTCGTGATTTCAATACAAATGGAAAAATTGAAATTCATGTAATTCCTGAATATATTGAAAAAGTAGAAACTTTTGAAGTAATGTTGGTAGAAGAATTAATTGCAGACAAAGTAATTATTTCTGACCATGTTATTGACACCGTATCATCCTGCTAG
- the rnpA gene encoding ribonuclease P protein component has translation MTFTYPKHEKLKSQKQIDLLFSDGKSVSKYPLRLVFAPVELENEEKIKFGVSVSKKYFKKAVDRNYYKRLLRECYRLNKKILLENIDKPYAIMFFYQSKEAMTFEEMNQKTIQLFEKFIKEIKSV, from the coding sequence ATGACCTTCACCTATCCCAAACACGAAAAACTTAAAAGCCAAAAGCAGATTGATTTACTGTTTTCGGATGGGAAATCGGTTTCCAAGTATCCGTTGCGGTTGGTTTTTGCTCCGGTGGAATTGGAGAACGAAGAGAAAATTAAGTTCGGGGTTTCGGTTTCAAAGAAATATTTTAAAAAAGCAGTCGATCGAAATTACTACAAACGGTTGCTGCGTGAATGTTATCGGTTAAACAAAAAAATCTTATTGGAAAACATCGATAAACCCTATGCCATTATGTTTTTTTACCAAAGCAAAGAAGCAATGACTTTTGAAGAAATGAATCAAAAAACGATTCAACTTTTCGAAAAGTTTATTAAGGAGATCAAATCGGTCTGA